A stretch of bacterium DNA encodes these proteins:
- a CDS encoding AarF/ABC1/UbiB kinase family protein, translated as MKSNVPHRTKRYTQILQVFVRWGVVEVTGHFLNLHSIKKMPGIERLSSGARLRMAFEELGGTFVKIGQILSVRPDIVPLDVCDELRKLQDEVPSVSFDKIEPILSELYSVPIDDVFAKFDRTPIAAASLAQVYRATTKNGEEVAVKVLRPNIGRQIENDIALMQQLTKIGEHYSSLISDINPMSFVDEFARSLRRETDLVWERRNIERFTALYKGDETVHIPKVYPELSGQSVLVMEFIDGINISEIEKLRAAGLSPELVAQRGARLIVRSIFDFGFFHADPHPGNIFVLPGNVIAPLDYGMVGFVDDRVRGALFNMISGVIDEDINRFMRGLEAVCELPDGISQTELRRDIVLLTHKYYGLELQYLNVKEIGDDVFALFRRHRLHLPADLSLQCKALITVEGVGKALDPNFNTVEFLQPYVKRYLLERWSPKKLFESAEAIFEDALRASLKLPGRLDKITEKLQSGSLSVKLEHRRLEQVTDEISNASNRISSALIIAALLIASALVMSIDKGPQLFGFPLFSLINYGVGVVLGLYLVFDILRKKYF; from the coding sequence GAACGATTGTCCAGTGGGGCGCGGCTTCGCATGGCGTTCGAGGAATTGGGTGGCACATTCGTGAAAATCGGGCAGATACTTAGTGTTCGTCCGGATATTGTGCCGCTCGACGTATGCGACGAACTGCGCAAGCTCCAGGACGAAGTTCCCTCGGTTTCATTCGACAAGATCGAACCGATCTTGAGCGAACTATATAGCGTTCCAATCGACGATGTTTTTGCGAAATTTGACAGGACACCTATCGCGGCGGCATCACTGGCTCAGGTCTATCGTGCAACAACGAAAAACGGCGAGGAAGTCGCGGTAAAGGTCCTTCGACCGAATATCGGTCGACAGATAGAAAACGATATTGCACTTATGCAACAGCTTACGAAAATCGGTGAGCATTATTCATCGCTAATATCGGATATTAATCCGATGTCCTTTGTAGATGAGTTCGCACGGTCGCTTCGCCGGGAAACCGACCTCGTTTGGGAAAGAAGGAATATCGAACGCTTTACCGCGTTATACAAGGGGGACGAAACCGTTCATATTCCCAAGGTCTATCCCGAACTTTCCGGTCAAAGCGTGCTCGTAATGGAATTTATCGACGGGATCAATATATCCGAGATCGAAAAGTTGAGAGCCGCCGGGCTATCGCCCGAGTTAGTAGCGCAGCGGGGCGCACGGCTGATTGTCCGCTCGATCTTCGACTTCGGTTTCTTCCACGCCGACCCGCACCCGGGGAATATCTTCGTTTTGCCGGGCAACGTGATAGCGCCGCTGGATTATGGGATGGTCGGCTTTGTTGACGATAGGGTTCGGGGAGCGCTTTTCAATATGATTTCCGGTGTAATCGATGAAGATATAAACCGTTTCATGCGGGGACTCGAAGCCGTATGCGAATTACCGGACGGGATTTCCCAAACTGAGTTGCGGAGAGATATTGTATTACTCACGCACAAATACTACGGATTGGAATTGCAATATCTGAATGTAAAGGAAATCGGCGACGATGTTTTTGCGCTATTTCGCCGCCATAGATTGCATCTCCCCGCCGACCTGTCGCTTCAATGCAAGGCGCTTATCACTGTCGAGGGGGTTGGAAAAGCGCTCGACCCGAATTTCAATACGGTGGAATTCCTTCAGCCATATGTGAAGAGGTATCTCCTCGAGCGTTGGAGTCCTAAGAAACTGTTCGAGTCCGCGGAAGCGATATTCGAAGATGCGCTCAGGGCGTCGCTGAAACTCCCCGGAAGACTGGATAAGATAACCGAAAAATTACAGTCGGGCAGTCTGAGCGTAAAGCTGGAACACCGCAGATTGGAACAGGTAACGGATGAGATAAGTAATGCGAGTAATCGAATATCGTCCGCGCTGATAATTGCCGCGTTGCTGATAGCCTCGGCGCTCGTGATGTCCATAGACAAAGGACCGCAACTCTTCGGTTTCCCGTTATTTAGCCTGATAAATTATGGAGTAGGCGTTGTCCTCGGACTTTATTTAGTGTTCGACATATTGAGAAAAAAGTATTTCTAA
- a CDS encoding small multi-drug export protein: MPTALHIPILIAIHFAMGKKLSFPYGLAVGFSVWEIGALVLIVDFTEIPLFRWILTGACDRVGPLRWLHENLDHRESALSKKRFYRWFLHAGQLGILLLVAIPGAGGVTIGTLITHLLHMPKKQSVLIIAAGSVVGCMLFVVGIEGILAMLGF; the protein is encoded by the coding sequence ATGCCAACTGCACTGCACATACCGATTCTTATTGCCATACACTTCGCAATGGGAAAAAAGCTGTCGTTCCCTTACGGATTGGCGGTTGGTTTTAGTGTCTGGGAAATCGGTGCGTTGGTGTTGATAGTGGATTTCACAGAAATACCGTTGTTCCGATGGATACTAACAGGAGCCTGCGACCGTGTCGGGCCGCTTCGCTGGCTTCACGAGAATCTGGATCATCGGGAGTCCGCGCTCTCAAAAAAGCGATTTTACCGGTGGTTTCTACACGCTGGACAACTCGGAATACTTTTATTGGTAGCAATACCCGGTGCAGGCGGAGTTACAATCGGAACATTGATAACCCATCTCCTACACATGCCCAAAAAACAATCGGTGCTAATAATCGCCGCCGGGTCGGTCGTCGGATGCATGCTCTTTGTTGTGGGGATAGAGGGAATATTGGCCATGTTAGGATTTTGA
- a CDS encoding DUF1416 domain-containing protein, translated as MRTIMITALALVLAIAMIGCEEVVEELTTTISGNVSNDGEPVSGAYVILLDAGDSVSSGISLSNGMITNSSGDYTMIEVSVGDHYVAAIDDANGNIIFDPDTDRLGYYGDTDTLTGLTIPRTVHVDDGDDIENIDITKLYQLLH; from the coding sequence ATGAGAACCATTATGATTACAGCGCTGGCACTTGTTCTGGCTATCGCTATGATTGGCTGCGAAGAAGTTGTCGAAGAACTCACAACAACCATTTCCGGTAATGTCAGCAACGATGGAGAGCCTGTTTCAGGCGCGTATGTCATCCTGCTTGATGCGGGGGATTCCGTAAGCTCGGGAATTTCCCTCTCGAATGGGATGATAACGAATTCGAGCGGAGATTACACAATGATCGAGGTAAGCGTCGGCGACCATTATGTAGCGGCAATCGACGATGCTAACGGTAACATCATCTTTGACCCGGATACGGACAGACTCGGCTACTACGGCGACACGGACACACTCACAGGACTCACAATCCCCCGGACTGTCCATGTCGATGATGGTGACGATATCGAAAATATCGATATCACAAAGCTCTATCAGTTGCTTCATTGA